The Sulfuricella sp. DNA segment TGGCATCGCGGATATTGATCACATCCACCACAAAGGTGACTGTCTGGCCAGCAAGCGCATGGTTGGCATCCACCGTCAGTTTGCCATCGGCAATATGGCTAACACGAAAGACCCTGCTCTCTCCATGCTCATTCTCCAGTTCGACTTCCGCGCCGATGCGGCGGAACTCGGGAGGCACATTCCCGATATCATCGGTAAACGTCAGATTGGGATCGTGCGGACCAAAGCCCTCGGCGGGGTTGAGCGAAACTTCAACCCGGTCTCCAACCTTGTGGCCTTCCAGTGCCATTTCGATTTTCTCGAACAAGGGGCTGTTGCAGCCATGTACATAGCCCACGGGCAAGTCCGACTGTTCAAACACCGAGCCCGACTGGTTGATGATGGAATACGTTACATAGACAGCCTTGTTCCTGGCAACTCTTTCTTCAGACATGGCGCGTAATCTTTAATTAATTTCGAAAGGGTGGCATTGTAGCCCGGCTGGCATCATGCACCAAGCCTGCTCACATCAATATCCACAATGAGTTCCTTCACCTGGCGGGCTAGCGGCCAGGTCAGGGTCAGCGTTACCGCCTGCATGATTTTCTCGAAACCGGCTTCGGACTGCGAGACCGAGAAGTGAGGCTGGCTCTGAATCAGTGCCGGAGAATTGAGGTGCAAAGACAGCACGCCACCCAGCACCTCATCCTGCAAATCCAGTTTTTTGGCTTTTTCGAATTGCAGAGGCTGTCCAAATCCGCCAGGAATCTGGTCATTGAAGACAAATCGACCTGCCGGACCATCACAGCTTGGCATGGCCAGATTGATTTCTGTCCGGAACTGGTCATGCATCACGCCGTTGAACTGGTAACTCACGCGCAGACGCTTTCCGGAAACGGAAATCCGTTTATCGATCAAAACATTGCCTTGTTCGCAACTAAACGTTAAATGTGAAACATGGCCATCTGCCGGACGCAAAATATAGCTCCGCAAGGGTGTCACGGCTTCTCCATTGACCAGGCTATCAAGGAAAAGCATGCGCTGGACATCATCCACTTGCAGATCAGCCTGCGTTATATGGTGCTTGAAACTGACACGCTCATGGGGGTTGGCAATGCCCTCTCCTGAATGCTGCGCATCCCGGGCAAGATGCATCTTCCGGTGGTAATGTTCGGACTGGCGCGCCAGCGTATCGCCAAAATTATGTTTCAGGAGATAGGCATCCAGTTCGCATATCGCGGCGCTCCCATCCTGGCGTGCTACTGCCTGAATCTCGTCAGTATGGATAAACACTTCCTTCCTGCCATCAAGATCAAGATCCTCGATCATTACCGGGGGGCGTGCAGCCACCTTGTCCAGCAGGGCTTCCAGCGCCACGATGGCGTTGTAGATAGCGCGTCGCAGATGAGGGAGGTACAAGCCGCCGAACAAACCATGCCAATAGGCATCGTTGGCCTGGGACTGGTAAAGCAGCTCTTGCATTTTCCCGGTTTTCTTGCTCTCCGGCAGTGCATGGAAACGCTGCGACAATTGCAGCATGCGCTTGTGCATCCAGTTTGATTCAGGGTAACGGGTAATAAAGTTTTTCCAGATACCGCCACGCAGGAATGCCTTGTCGCGATCAAACAAGCCTCTGGATTTTGCCTCTTGAACCAGATTTGCATAGGTATTGGCAGCCTGCGCGGGCAAGGTCCATTCGTTCATTTCGATGTAGGATGTCGTAGGCAGATAGACGATACCGCATGTGTGCGCCTCGGCATGATAATCGCTGAATTTCATGGGGCGGATCAAAGGCGAGGCCAGCACGCCGCGGATAAAATCCTCCAGCCAGCCTTTTTCATACACCCACTCGTAAGTTTCCGGCCAGATACCGAATTTCTCGATGTCATCGAAATAGACTGCTGCTTCTTGTCCTTCACCCGCCAGGCTCTCCAGATACTGAACCGCTTCAAGCGCGGGAGAAAAGGGAAAACGGTAACGCAGCGCCTCAGAAATAGGGAAAAGGTCCAGACGGCGTCCATCTTCCTCGGTCGTATAAAACCCGTTGAGCTCGGATGCCATTTTGCCGGTGCACAGGAAATGGTAGTCGTCCACCGTGACATAGCGGATTCCCGCATCCGCCAGGGCTGGCACTACCGTCGCCTCCCAAACCCGCTCGGTCAGCCAGGCGCCCTCTGGGCGCTGCCCGAATTTCTTTTCCAGCTTGTCTGAAAGCGCGACAATCTGGCCGATGCGATCACGATTGGGAATGACCGCCAACACCGGTTCGGTTTCTCCCGCCCCGACCAGTTCCACCTGACCGCGCTGCACCATCTCATTCAGCATTGCCATGTCTTCCGGATAATGCTGCAGCAGGTAATCCAGCAGCCAGCCCGAAAAATGCAGCGCGAATGGAAAATCCGGATAGCGGTGGAGAGTGCGAATGAATGGGCCGTAGCAGCGCGCATGGGCATCCTGCAATACTTCCGGGAAATTACCCACAGGCTGATGAGCGTGAACGCCAAGAAGGAGTGCAACCGATTTTGTCATGATTCAGAGGTTCTCTGTTTTAAGTTTATTTCCCATCCGAAGACCCGCTCAGGAACCCCGTCTCATGGTCCCGCCTGCTTCTGCATTACCACCGCCCTGGCTGAGGGGTACATCAAGTTCAAGAGGGGGAACCAGCATCAGCATGCGGTAAAGATCAGCAAGATTCTCGCGATACAGCTGGTCGAAACTTCTTACGCTATCGCCCGGATTATAGTCGCCAAACCACCAGAACCAGTCCGAGCCCTCGCACACCGCAAGCTGGCGGGAAGCCTTGTCCTTTTGATCCGGAGAAAGCCGGTCGCTGGCTATGACCAGATCATAACTTTGCTTGGCCTGGCATAGCAAATCCCAAGCGCGATTTTTTTCCGGACATCCGATCCAGGTCGAGAAATCGCCATAGACCCAACTTCCCGCCACCAGATGCGGCAAGGTCCTGCTTTCCGCACAGTGGTAGGCAGGGTGCGGCTCATCAGCCTGCTCCCTGGCGCACTCATCCAGATAATCACGAAATGTGGTCATCTCGATATGCGGATGATCCTGCAGCATTTCATACAACTCGGAGAGGAAGTAATAGCCGTTGTAAGGGTAATATTCCCATGCATTCTCGCCGTCCAGAATAATGCTGACAACCGGGTTTTCGTGTCCGCTGCTGTTGTGCCAGATTTTCTCCAGATTTTGGGAAAAATCGATGACGGCATCACGACCGAACCATTTGGCGTACTCAAAACCAATCTTGTCGGATAATTGATCATCGCGGAAAAAGCAGGAAATTTCATGCTCCCCATCCGCAATACGATAAGGGCGGTAGAGATAATTGACCGGGTTCTTCAGAAGCTCTTCCTGCTTTGCCTGCCGCAGGCTATTGCTCAGCACGGCCTGACCGGTAGCGATCCAGCGACAGC contains these protein-coding regions:
- a CDS encoding FKBP-type peptidyl-prolyl cis-trans isomerase; this encodes MSEERVARNKAVYVTYSIINQSGSVFEQSDLPVGYVHGCNSPLFEKIEMALEGHKVGDRVEVSLNPAEGFGPHDPNLTFTDDIGNVPPEFRRIGAEVELENEHGESRVFRVSHIADGKLTVDANHALAGQTVTFVVDVINIRDANMDEIVNGLPVDQSHSLH
- a CDS encoding alpha-amylase/4-alpha-glucanotransferase domain-containing protein, which gives rise to MTKSVALLLGVHAHQPVGNFPEVLQDAHARCYGPFIRTLHRYPDFPFALHFSGWLLDYLLQHYPEDMAMLNEMVQRGQVELVGAGETEPVLAVIPNRDRIGQIVALSDKLEKKFGQRPEGAWLTERVWEATVVPALADAGIRYVTVDDYHFLCTGKMASELNGFYTTEEDGRRLDLFPISEALRYRFPFSPALEAVQYLESLAGEGQEAAVYFDDIEKFGIWPETYEWVYEKGWLEDFIRGVLASPLIRPMKFSDYHAEAHTCGIVYLPTTSYIEMNEWTLPAQAANTYANLVQEAKSRGLFDRDKAFLRGGIWKNFITRYPESNWMHKRMLQLSQRFHALPESKKTGKMQELLYQSQANDAYWHGLFGGLYLPHLRRAIYNAIVALEALLDKVAARPPVMIEDLDLDGRKEVFIHTDEIQAVARQDGSAAICELDAYLLKHNFGDTLARQSEHYHRKMHLARDAQHSGEGIANPHERVSFKHHITQADLQVDDVQRMLFLDSLVNGEAVTPLRSYILRPADGHVSHLTFSCEQGNVLIDKRISVSGKRLRVSYQFNGVMHDQFRTEINLAMPSCDGPAGRFVFNDQIPGGFGQPLQFEKAKKLDLQDEVLGGVLSLHLNSPALIQSQPHFSVSQSEAGFEKIMQAVTLTLTWPLARQVKELIVDIDVSRLGA